TCTGTAAGTTCTTTGGTTTCAGCAAAGCAGGATATTTGTCTTGTTATGATGAAGCTGTATTCTTGTCTATGCTGTTATTTAGTGTAGAAGCATAATCATTAAGAAATGAAGGGGGCCTCAACGTGGTAGAATAACTTTTTCTCAGATGTATGGTCTTGGTTACTTACAGGTTGAACTTCAAAAATGGTCAATAGTACGTCAATATTTCGTTTCTTTGCACATAATTCTCCTGGCTTTATGGATCTTTGTACAAATCCATCATTCAATACCTCTACTCATTTCAGTTGCTGTATATTGCAAGTGAAGCCAACTTGGCTGGAGCCTACAGGCAGCTTCTGGCcgtttggttttgtttcatttttattttcagtttccagCATTTGCGTACTCTGCCTATTCTGTGTGGGACATTCAAAAGATTAATGACTGCATGGTACATACAACCACATTGAACATTATTCACTGTATCAAGAATCAGGCAGTTTTAAGCCTTTCCCCAGCTCTCTGCTTCAGAGTCTTTGAGGAGTAACACAGTGGCTGAAGCCCGTAGCGAAGGATCCCAGCTACTACACCAGCatccatgtatatatatttacgaATGCCTAAATTTTACTAAGCTAACAACATTGTCTCATTGCATAAAACAATAAACAATCATGTGTTTTAAGGAAGTGGAGCATCAGATAGCTGCCGGCCAGCCGCCTTTCCTAGGATCACTGACAGCAGTTAGTATTCCATGGAAcacattctcatttttcacttttcgGCCCAAATACTCCACTCTGTTTGTAAGATTTTGGACAACAAGCTGACATATTGCACCCCCTGCTTTTGCCCGCAGTTGATGGCCCCTTTCTCTCAAGAATTGCTTTCTCTCTTCAGAAAGTTCGATGTGTTCTCCATCGACTACTGTCCAGTTTTCGTACGAGACGACGTTTGGTATTAACTGCACAGTGTTGGAAAGAATAAGATTGTTTTTGGGTCCCATAATGGCAGTCAAGAGAGGGTATTAACTTATCAAATTAGTGTACCCGGTGGTAGATTCTTGCATTCTGAACAGCTGCTAAAGGCTCCATGCCCAAGATAAAATGGTTTATAAATACCTGGACCACTGCAGGAATAATGTTTAGACCACCACTGCCGCCGATAACCCCAGCTAACTGATTGTCCTGTAAATGGTACAAATGTCGTGTAATCATCCATAAGCTGAAGTTGTTTATGATGTAGTCTTGTTGTAAATAAAGAAGGTCAAAAGTTTTAGGAAAATGACGGTtaaaccaaatcaatcacatgacaagtacATCACTCTTGTTAAACTGTTTACCAATCAGTAAGTGAGTGTAACTAATGTGCCATATGATCGGCTTGGCTTTCACGAACTTGGTGAGAACTAGAATTTTCCCTGTTGGGAAAAGTCAATGCAACCATACCTTGAGGACAATTATAGGGTTCATGGAAGATAAGGGTCTCTTGTTTGGCCTAATAAAATTAGGCGGAGCTGGAGGGAGCTTGTCCGGGGATATATCAGTTGGTATGGAGAAATCATCCATTTCATTATTGAGAATGATACCGGTGGAAGGGGAGAGCACCCCACCTCCGAAAGCATAGTTCACTGTCGTTGTCATTGATACAGCATTTCGATCTGAATCTACAACACAAAAGTGGCTAGTTCCGTGATCTCTAAGTTGACTCCATCTGAAAGGAAAAACTATATGCTTAAGAATCATTTTAGAGAAATAATCAGATAGTGAGGTTGGATGGACAAACCTAGGCATATAATATTCAGGAGGGAATGTGGTGTTGTCGAATATCCTTTCTCGAATCCTCTTAGCAAAAGAAGGGGAAAGCATCTCGGACACAGTTTGAGTGACATCAACAAAACGAGGATCTCCAAGGTTCATCCGAACAGCAAACATGTGTTTCAGCGCTTCAATCAGACGATGCAAGCCTAAAGGACCTGCAGCAGCATCTCGACTTCCATAACTATCTAAGATATTCAGGACCTGTGCAGAGTAATTTGGATCAATTACAATTCTTGCTCTTTGCAGTTGAGTTGAGTTAAAATCTAACAAAATAGACGACGCACCAGAGCAAGCCCAACTGTTCCACTAGAAGGAGGCAGCattcctaatattttatacccCATTGCATCTACAACGACTGCATCTGCGACATTTACTCTGTAGTTCCTTAGATCCTCCATCGACAATATTCCACCTGCTTTTTTCACATCTTCTATCAGTTTTTCACCAACTGTTCCGTTATAAAAGGCTTCCGGTCCCTGTTCTGCTACTGCCTCTAAGCTTTTCCCAAGCTCCACATTGTAGCATGTATCACCAGTTTTTAACAGTTTCCCATTTGGGGCATAGACTTGACGTAGGCCAGGGTCAGCCATTatcttttttgcattttcagcAATACTTGCTCCAAGGTAGGCACGCACTGTGAACCCGTCTTTTGCAAGTTTAATGGCAGGTTCAAACAAAGTCCTCCAACGCATACGCCCGTATTTCAACCAAGCTGTATGAAGCCCGGCTAACTCACCGGGAACACCCATCGACAGAGCACCCTGATACTTGGCTCCCGCATTCTTTTCATACATGTTCTACACAacaatatatacacatagCATCAGTCTGCAATCTGTTATTTCATCCGTTGTAAGAAGCTTtgcaaattgaaattttacacaaacaaaaactaaatttgctgTGTCTCCTCAGTATGTATGTTATATACTGAGTCGATGTCCTTCACAACTTGAACTTGATTAAGGAGCAGCAAATAGTTTCGACCAAACTACTCTAGTCCAGCCAATTGattattcttgatttcttgTGGAATTTAATCACATGGCAGAGTTTGAGGAGACAGGCAAAAAACAGTGAACCTGGGAAGCAGCTGCTGGAGCAGTTTCCCTCATATCAATAGCAAGAGCACCTGGGGTTGCTGAAGATCGAATGACCATAAATGCCCCACCTCCAATTCCACTTGACATCGGACCAACAACCCCAAGGCACAGTGCTGTTGCAACAGCGGCATCAACAGCATGCCCGCCTTTTTCGAGTACAGTCACGCCAATTTCAGAGCAACGGCCATCATCAGCAGCAACAACTGCTTGCTCCGACTCAACAACATCACTATTACTAACTGGAAATCTGCCTCTGGACTTCTGATCATTTCTTCCCTCCAAGAAGTTCAAGTCCCCTCTTAGAGCAAGGCCTGGAACAACTCAAACACTGAGCTTAAGAATTAAGGTGCCAATCTGATCCGTAACGTGCATGATCATGTTATCCACACATCTAGTTagatttatcatttatttttcttatgatttGACTGAATTAAATTCCAATTCACCCACATAGACAATTGCTGCTTGCTAAACATAATCCTCTTTCGAATTGAGATATGCATGTTAAGACCAAAGACATAATCCTCTTTTCATTAAACTGACCATTATGGTGATATCGCTACACATACACATAATCAAGATTCACATTGATTCCTGTATCACTGAAAACAACTTCCCTGGGATTGATGAAGTTAATCTTTCCAGTGccaagaaataatatattgtttaatgttttctctcctaaaattgatttgactTTCTTGATATCAGGGATAGATTAAAATCTGCAGGCAGAAAGATGGATGATCTCTAGTTAGTAGGTAAAATTCTTGAGCCCATATGGTAAAAatccataaaatttaattttgttccaAAAAATGGCAGAATTTACACTTCGTTCTTTAATCCGAAGAACCTTGTCCCTCACTGTCTGAAACCCATCAACACATCCATAATGTAGatctttctcctttctttttcctctcctTTTTTGTCCCTTTTGGTGAACCAGCAGAAATCCAAGAAACCTCGAATTTCAgaaaagatcaagaaaaagacaaaataaaaaagaacaagtAAGACTCACAAGATATGGCTACAAGTGCAAGAAATAGCAACCACAAAGCTCTGCTCCACCTTCTCTTTCTGCTGGAATTCCCATCACTTCCCAGCAGTGAAGCTTCATATCCCTCTTGCCCCATAAATCGCGACAAACCAGAacacttctctctctctctctctctcacacacacacacacacgcacacggATAAAGACACACACTAAAGAGTGGGTGTCTGCATACGGTATACGTATGTCACTGTTCTtgagaatttttctttctgaatTGCAGGCTGCAGGCTTCTGTCAcacacaataataataatatcatcaGTCACAGTGATAAGGTGCATTTTGTATGAGGAATGTATATTGAGGATTAGTTGTCAGGGTGTGCGGGATCTTCGCTGCGGGAAAAAAGAGGAAGGAATCTTTCTCCAAAATTGTTTGATTGACATTACAAAATATCTGAGCTCACCTGAATCTGCACCACTCTCTCACTCTCTGCCCTGCACTTACTGTATACAAATTAGtcaataacataaaatatagggagaattacacttttcttctctaaatttaatgtaattacaaataagtcttttatagtatgaaaaatcacatttagtattttttatattaacaaaaaaaaattgaataaaaattaatatttagtctcgattgacttattattaatttattacaaatcaaataaataattttatgatcaaGTTACCCTCATACGTTTTCATGCATTAATGAATGTAACTaagtatattttcactgttataaggataatttagtcgaaaaaaattatttaacatgcaataaaccagtaataagttaatcttggttaaacataaatattcgttcagttttttttttttttttgttaatatcagcaaattcagtgaattttgagtaacgaatagatttatttgttaaaaaaaaataaacctaAAAATTGCTAgatataaactataaaaaatttatgcgTATTTACACCACCTAAAGaaaggagagtgtaattattcctattatatatttggctTTTGGTTTTctacaagagaaaaaaaggaatttagtgaaaaatacttttggCTTTTGGCTTTTGGCCTACCACGTTAACCATAtgttcttttaaaaaatttcaattttggcccaggattatataattaattataaaataattaaatatgagagaattcattttagtataattaattttataaaaaataattataatatttctgttcaaaatttaattagttatataaatatatttattaattcataattactattttttttgagttattttataatacaatATCATCACCAGTAGTTCCTGTCTTTTATAAGATATGCTTTTACTATAttgtttgttattattattcaaaatatcattattgttaatttttagtCTAATTATTGAGATTAGTACGCGAgtgttttttttctaaagaatTGATGATCTGATGTGGATTATggctttttgaaaattactcAAAAGTTGTTCCAAATAATGGGTTCTTGAACTTAAGAGCTCTTTTCTTAAGcagttgatttattttattttatttttattttgtagatcattatgttattctttttttctgaatGAAATTCGGTATTTTCTCTGGGTTTCTTGCAGAATTACTGATCGTACTTCTTTAACATTCTCTTTgcaatttgtttattaaattgttGAGCTTATTGTCCTTCTTTTTATGTACATTATTCACTGTTTTtgtaacataaaatattactgTTCTAATTTGCaccaacaaaaaatacaaaggtTTGATTTGCTTTTATATATCggtattattaatcaaaactcGCATACGAGCAGAATACTAAAACTTATAGGCAATTTGGCAAGAAGATAGCATCCAAGATTATTCACAGTGGTGGAAACTATTTCGACtctattatgtatttatttatttgtgaggAGAATGTTAAGAGAGAAAAAACAGAAGTGAAATACAAAAGTTTgtgagggaaaaaaaaaatgtgaagcAGTGGGTTGAGACAATTAAATAAGTTGCAATTATGTGGggttactaaaattaattgaaatttctaTTCTacctaactttttttttttttaaagaaaggaataaataaaagagtacaacaaaagaatttatttaatgcaTGGTTAAAGTCACCTGCGTAGTATATTAGTAGCAGACGTCGTCATTAACTCACCTTACTTATAGCTGAAGAGCCCAATTAATCATAAGTCTCATATACTAAAGgtctacaattttttttgtaataattaattgtcgGTCGctatctattaatttattgtcgtacaaatttttaaatacctatatttttaaaaaaattggtcataatagtaattttaatttattttaataatctcataattatatatatatatatatatattgtttctCTCAACCCACTTCTCTATGTTTCCCTCTCACAttcttcatgttttttttttactcacaagctttcatatttttaataaatccacAATTACAGTTTATCTTTTTTTGGTCTTGCACCGTACTTTATATTTAGTTCTTCTCAcaaacttctttctttctgcTCATCTTATACTacgtttatattttttcataatccCAAACTATGATTCTTTTCTATATACTTACAGGGACTGTCCGACAACTACtagtgatattaaaaatagaacgCACTGCCTCCATCTTAAATTTGAATACAACTTTGAAGGTGCAACGACAATAATGTCCTTGACTATGTTAAGCCACCGTTCAGATTTAAGTTAACAAACCAAtgacttatatttaatttgatctaaaCATATAgtccaaattgaattttatttttctatgcaaatatatttattttacaaaaaatactaattaaatatttataaataaaaataatatttttgaaattatcaaatgGTCCAATTtctatataatcaattatccagatttatatataatgaacgGTCCAGATTTAGAgagattattttatatataaagtatatatgatattaaatattatatataaaaaaatagagaaaaattcATAAGTTTAAACTTGTTCATAAAGCTCGAACCATAAATTTGCTGTCTATGCAATTCCAAGAAGAAGATTTATTTGGTGGGCCCATATAGTAGTTGAGTTTGAGGGATGATTTGAATTTAACAATGCCCTCAGCATAGGCTTTCATAGCTCCACTCCAAagctttattaaatttctctGTACCTGAAAATGACTGATTAGAAGATTTGCTATGTATGtgtcttattttatgtgagtatttattttattttatatgaatttttataatgtatttattatttttaattatatttaaattgatgtATTTCTTAATTTAGGAACaggtttatataattatgtacaCAATTActacttaaaagaaaaaggaaaagctcTTCTATGATTCCAGCTAATTTGGCCTTCCTCCAACAACTACAACAAAAACCCCTCACAAAATTGAAGTTATAACAgaaatttaatgataaaataacataGCAAATTGTAGCAGATGAGGTCTAGTTTAGTTGGCGAAATTGAGGCCTCATGATCTTAGAGGTTACGGTTTCGAACCCTGTCTTATGACGTGGAATGTTGTGTATACTGAATAGTTTGCGTGTTGTTTCTAATGTAATATAGTAGGTATAGGTCATTAGGAATGattttgtaatcaatttatttcaattaataatagttactaATTCAGAAAATTTGTTGGTAACTGGAAACGTTAGGtatgtttgtttttagttTGTTGCTACCTGACTTGGCACAAAATCGGAATACGTAAATTAAACTTAGACACTAAATCAAACCTTCTGAGTTGATGGAGAATTCCATGTACGAAAATGAAGTTGCTAAAACAACATCACTAATGATGCGATCAGACAACGACTAATAAACCAATAGCAACTTTTATGAAGTTGACATAACACCAACTAAATTAATTGGAGAAATGTAAAGATAAATGATTGGTAATGTAGTGTCAAAATTGATGTGGGTGAACTCAATTGGCTTGCTTATGTTATGCCTCTGACTTCACcctgcttttcttttttatttgaattaccttttcattttattttaaagaactAATAATTGCAGCAATCTGgtaaaaaattgtttattaaacaaaaaattgctGGACATATTCACAACGCAAATCTGGTAAGAAAGTTGAGTCAATTACATTCTTTTGGAGCCTTATGTACATACATCTCCCTTCCTGCCCactattcaataaaatttgggAGCAAGGAGAATGAGAATGCAGgttattttctgattttttgtgtgtttaagGACATTGTAATGCTCTTCAGGACTGCCAGAAAACGTTGGGCTCACTGCTGTATAATGTCTTATCCTGAATCTCAAGATTAGCGACATGGCAATCGATCAGCCGTGCTTGGAGAATTTTACAGAAGATAAGTCCACAAGGCAGCATCCACCAACCATTTTCATCCCTGCACCAATTGTCCGAAACCCCATCAAGTTTCACGCTACAGAAGGTTGACATGGCTATTGACGAAAAACGTAAAATGTTCTTACATGCTAAAGTTCCAGGATTGGAAGGTTGCATGTTTTTCGCTTGATGAAGAATGGGTCTTGAAATGAACAAGTCCACATATGAAGGCGACAACCTGCTCAGCGTAATcaggaaaacaaataaatgctaaaatttcataattcaaGAGTGACTTTGAGGCCCCATAGCCCCATTAAAATCACACGAGACAGTTAAAACTGAGGAAGAATCTGAAAATGGATGGCAAAGCACAGAAAGAGAACCCATTTTGTCATAACATGAAGGCTTAACTTTTCAACAGatataatacattattttacttttattttttatttttgggtgtTTTGGTTGAGATCAATTACACATCCACTTCAGGCTCCTCCCCGCTCACTCACTAACAGTTAATCTTCACCTCAAGGTCACATTATACCATCAGTACCAGAATTGTTACTCCTAATTGACCAGTCTATACATACACCGAGAAGCATTGCTTAACTTTCGTCTAAATGTATTAGAAAGCTGTCATATCTATTCCTTATCATTTATTAACTTAAATAGGCGAGAAGCAGGCAATtctgcaaaaaagaaaagccgcacaaaacttatattttggACATAAAGAAGAATTACCATATACCAGTCATATAAGAAGGCACCAAAAGACTAGTTCCATTTCATTGGTCTATTCcatatacataatttcataaaaaatatgaagtagAGGATGCAAGACAATTGTTCTTATGAGTAAGTCATACAAGATATTTACTCATAGCAATAAAAAGTTCTGCTTCCCACTGTCAGTTTGCCATTGGCCTCACTAAATAATGGAAATATAATCCGAGTTTCACAAGATATGTACCTTATTGAATGTTTGGGAGTGCCTTATTCTCCCTGTACAAGCAGTACAACTCACTGGCACTTGGTATGCTACACAACTATGCCCAATGTAAAAGGAACAATGGTACTGAGAGAAGAAAGAGTTCTCTTTCCtttcatttccaccaactttttattttatttttcgtgaACTCTGAGGCACACATGTAAACCCCTCCTCctggactaaaattgctttAAATGCAAGTTGTTCTTTCCTTTCATATTCTATTAAAAAAGCTGAGAGGAAAAGTAATCCAAGTGTTGAGATTTAGGGAGATTCTACCTGACAAACTTAGGCAGACTTGATAAGTGCTCCAGTGGcttgttataatttgtacACTTCCTACAAGTGGTGGCTAACCAGGTACAAATAACTTAATGTAGTATCTATGAGGGTCAACTaaagcaaaaacaagaaaagaaacattGCAGAATTCTTGGTTAATTGCAACTTAAGAGCTCATTTTTGTTATGATAGTATATAAGAACCTAAAATTTTGGGTATTTCTCCTAAATGCTTTcgtaaaagaaattaacttagAAGTTTATGAGTAAAAACCTTTATATACAGGAGAAAACAAAGAGCATCCAGAATTTCTACTTACAACATTAATCACTGAGATTATGTTCCACAAAGCATATACACGTGCAAGTCCAGCTGATCGCCTAGGTCCATGACTAAATAATGCATTGATCCCAGCTGGAAATGGGAGAAGTATGCCAAGAGGAGGAATAAACAAAACCAAGAAGACATCCAGCAACGATATGGAATAAAGCTGAAGCATAAGAAGCAAAACTAAGCTAAAATCTCCCAGGAGAAGTATTGAGATGATTAAACCAACAAGATCCTGCAATACCCAAAACGGCAagagagaaggaaaagaaTCTCAGTGTCAACGTATGCGTACTTTGATTAACAACAAATTACATTCAGTGCAGTAGACTACAATCAAATTTACCTGATGGCAAACTGGCTTTATGTTACGAATTATGTAGTAGATAGGATAACAAAATGTTAATCTGTCGTCAAGTTTTTGTAGGTTCTTAGCATGTAAAACTTCTCCAGGTATCCTCTTCTGCATCATTCCATGTTCACTGACTCTAACAAGATCTAAAGCTTTTTTCCAGCGACTAGCAGGCAAACTGCACGTTACACCCAGAAAAGACGCagaatagagagagagagagagagagagagagagagagagagagaaagtgggGCAAAGTCATCAATTAGCAGTATCTGATGATCTTTAAGGAACACAAGAAAGTAACTTTACCGTGGCTGCTTCTGATGTAATAAGGACCTGTCTGGTGCTTGACCGGATGAGCGGGAACTTTCATCCTCTATGGCACACACCACAAGTCCAAATTGGCAATATCCACTAGCTGAAGGTTGAAAGCGCGTCAAATCAACACGTACACCATGAGCACGTAATATTCTGTTTGCATGTGTCTCAAGCCAGCGGATAACTGGATTAAAAGTTGTTCGTAGATGTCCACGACGGGCTAAACGTAGTTGCGCATTAAGACCAGCCACTAGTCGATACCAAATGGTTGGGGGGATGGACTGCAATTGGAAATAAAGGAACACTAGATGGGACCTCCATGGAGCAGTACAAGCTGATATAGATTACAAGTTAAACTTATAACAAGTAGTATCTTAATGAGTCGACAGCCAAACCTGACTCATTAGGCTGGTTAGAATGTTATCACTGTGAAGAGAGAAGGGAACCATGTAAGATCCATCTCCTCCAAACACTAAAGACATTGGAAATCTTTGATGAAGCCGAGGAGGAAGGTCATCCCTCTTCTCATCGCCGcccaggaagaaatccacataAGCTAGCATTAAATCAGAAGTTGCAGCAACCTGTGGTATGAACAGAATCATTGGAGTAATTGGGATAAAATGTAAACCAATATTCCAAGTAGAAGCTGTGGAGTCATGTACAAGCAATCTTTTTCTAGTGAATTCCAAGGATGAAATATTGTACGAAAGCCCGAATCACCAGAACATTACATGGCACTAAAATCAACTTGATAATACAATCTAGGAAAATTGGGCTTGGTAACACAAGACGCTGCAGTCTATTGCTTATACAGCAAGTTACTTGATTCATAAAACGAAGCTTTATGTTTCCTGAAGGCCATCATGTATCATTTAGGCATGCAAAGGAAACATGTGCAAGTAAATACCAACACATTAGTGGTTTTTGCATTCATGTATGTTCTTTGGCAAACTTTATACCGGCAGGTAGTgcagttaaatttattttttattctgggATTTACTAAACTGAATGACAAGATGAGATTATGTTGTCTTTGAAGTACTATTAATCACGGGCAAACTAATTATTTCCATGCTTCAATTGAGCTAATCAAATCAATTCTTGCACCTCAAGAAATTAATTCTGTTACTTGTCCATGTTTGCCAATTAGATGTAAGTTGACCTCTCTCCTAGTGGTATGCATAGAGGAGCTCCCAAAGAACCAAGAGAGGAACAATCTTACAAGAAAACTAGAAAGAGATTGTGGAAGGTATTCTCACAATTTCACAACTTACTAGAGAGAGATTAAAGAAGGTCTCAATCAAGTTTTCTCATTTCTTTACTTTCAAGTAGACAGAGATTGAGAAAGGACTCAACTACATTCTAAATAAGCAAGAATGCCTAGTTATATTTCCCAGGTCCAATCCATGGCCAAACTTATACCACACCATACCTTCAGCCCTTCGTAGAGAGCTCGTGAACGGCAAGAGCGCAAGCAAGCATGATCATATTCTGAACGGACGTATTCACGTAGGTGCTGTACTTTTTCCTTCCGACGCCACTGCAGCCAAGACCATGCAACTGGATAGGCAATAACACAGAGGATGCCATATACAGATCCTTCCCACCACTCGTAAGAAGCTAATGCATTTATCTCATCAACAAATATGTTGAATGCATCCTCATATCTATCACCAAAACAAGGTAACAAGGTGCATCAATATGTGTCTAATCTCCATACTGAGGAGGTCAATCATGACATCTTAGGCTCCAGTGAATTAATCGATATACCAATAATTGTCATCCACTCTTGTTGACAAGTATTCGaattctttatgaaaaatggaaattcaTCATAGTTAACAAATGAATGTTAAATATCGAATTAATAATAGAGATCATACACTATATCTTTCACTTCTTTTGGAGGGGAATGAGGGAGATGCCAAGGCTCACTGAAAGTATTAGCCCCCAGAAAGTACATGCGATGGACGTGGGTTTCCGATTCTTCAGTTCTGTTAGTTTCCAAAACCTAAACCAAAAAGGAATGGTCTCGTAAAGAAAATAAGccaatttttgtatattgacATTGACAAAAGAAGC
The nucleotide sequence above comes from Sesamum indicum cultivar Zhongzhi No. 13 linkage group LG11, S_indicum_v1.0, whole genome shotgun sequence. Encoded proteins:
- the LOC105173574 gene encoding gamma-glutamyltranspeptidase 3 isoform X2; its protein translation is MSSGIGGGAFMVIRSSATPGALAIDMRETAPAAASQNMYEKNAGAKYQGALSMGVPGELAGLHTAWLKYGRMRWRTLFEPAIKLAKDGFTVRAYLGASIAENAKKIMADPGLRQVYAPNGKLLKTGDTCYNVELGKSLEAVAEQGPEAFYNGTVGEKLIEDVKKAGGILSMEDLRNYRVNVADAVVVDAMGYKILGMLPPSSGTVGLALVLNILDSYGSRDAAAGPLGLHRLIEALKHMFAVRMNLGDPRFVDVTQTVSEMLSPSFAKRIRERIFDNTTFPPEYYMPRWSQLRDHGTSHFCVVDSDRNAVSMTTTVNYAFGGGVLSPSTGIILNNEMDDFSIPTDISPDKLPPAPPNFIRPNKRPLSSMNPIIVLKDNQLAGVIGGSGGLNIIPAVVQVFINHFILGMEPLAAVQNARIYHRLIPNVVSYENWTVVDGEHIELSEERKQFLRERGHQLRAKAGGAICQLVVQNLTNRVEYLGRKVKNENVFHGILTAVSDPRKGGWPAAI
- the LOC105173574 gene encoding gamma-glutamyltranspeptidase 3 isoform X1, with protein sequence MGQEGYEASLLGSDGNSSRKRRWSRALWLLFLALVAISCLALRGDLNFLEGRNDQKSRGRFPVSNSDVVESEQAVVAADDGRCSEIGVTVLEKGGHAVDAAVATALCLGVVGPMSSGIGGGAFMVIRSSATPGALAIDMRETAPAAASQNMYEKNAGAKYQGALSMGVPGELAGLHTAWLKYGRMRWRTLFEPAIKLAKDGFTVRAYLGASIAENAKKIMADPGLRQVYAPNGKLLKTGDTCYNVELGKSLEAVAEQGPEAFYNGTVGEKLIEDVKKAGGILSMEDLRNYRVNVADAVVVDAMGYKILGMLPPSSGTVGLALVLNILDSYGSRDAAAGPLGLHRLIEALKHMFAVRMNLGDPRFVDVTQTVSEMLSPSFAKRIRERIFDNTTFPPEYYMPRWSQLRDHGTSHFCVVDSDRNAVSMTTTVNYAFGGGVLSPSTGIILNNEMDDFSIPTDISPDKLPPAPPNFIRPNKRPLSSMNPIIVLKDNQLAGVIGGSGGLNIIPAVVQVFINHFILGMEPLAAVQNARIYHRLIPNVVSYENWTVVDGEHIELSEERKQFLRERGHQLRAKAGGAICQLVVQNLTNRVEYLGRKVKNENVFHGILTAVSDPRKGGWPAAI